In Cydia pomonella isolate Wapato2018A chromosome 27, ilCydPomo1, whole genome shotgun sequence, a single genomic region encodes these proteins:
- the LOC133532393 gene encoding uncharacterized protein LOC133532393, whose amino-acid sequence MLPPVRLNGTPLKVVREFKYLGHWVTASLKDDVDVERERRALAVRSNMLIRRFARCTSNVKITLFKAYCQSFYTCSLWINFTQKTYSALRVQYNNAFRMLLGLPRYCSASGMFAEARTDGFHAIMRKRVASLVRRVRGSANSLLATVADRVDGAFWQYWSSLHAHNNQASLLHYKIK is encoded by the coding sequence ATGTTACCTCCAGTGAGACTGAATGGCACTCCTCTTAAAGTAGTAAGAGAATTTAAGTACTTGGGACACTGGGTAACCGCATCGCTAAAAGATGATGTAGATGTAGAAAGGGAGCGTAGGGCGCTGGCAGTAAGAAGTAATATGTTGATTCGTAGGTTCGCAAGGTGTACTAGCAACGTTAAAATCACCCTTTTTAAGGCGTACTGTCAGTCATTTTACACCTGCAGCCTATGGATCAACTTTACTCAAAAAACTTACAGCGCCCTGcgcgtgcaatataataatgcttttaggatgctgttggggctgccgCGTTATTGCAGCGCTAGCggtatgtttgcggaggcgcgcaccGACGGCTTCCACGCCATCATGCGCAAGCGGGTGGCGTCGCTGGTGCGGCGCGTGCGCGGCAGCGCCAACAGTCTCCTTGCCACAGTCGCGGACAGGGTAGATGGCGCTTTCTGGCAGTACTGGAGTAGCCTACATGCCCATAATAATCAAGCTAGTCttctacattataaaataaaatag